A stretch of the Myripristis murdjan chromosome 24, fMyrMur1.1, whole genome shotgun sequence genome encodes the following:
- the fam89a gene encoding protein FAM89A, whose protein sequence is MNGKSANGTAGGMACIEGLPPLPKSLSGLLNSSGGSWREMERMYAKKTMIQDDLSRGRNNADNLLANKPANLDAALALLRKEMVGLRQQDMSLLCQLWSLHESIQEYKGSCQDLSAASSLSMMENGYFDEDDEYYQEPGTTPTGEQPDGEVGDGMEAAAKNGGGSGKDGSWDSFHVTI, encoded by the exons ATGAATGGAAAGTCGGCGAACGGCACGGCGGGGGGAATGGCCTGCATCGAGGGGCTGCCGCCGCTGCCGAAGAGCCTGAGCGGCTTGCTGAACTCGAGCGGCGGCTCCTGGAGAGAAATGGAGCGGATGTACGCCAAGAAAACCATGATCCAGGACGACCTGAGCCGAGGCAGGAACAACGCCGACAACCTGCTGGCGAACAAGCCGGCCAACCTGGACGCCGCCCTGGCTCTCCTCCGGAAAGAGATG gtGGGTTTACGTCAGCAGGACATGTCCCTGCTGTGCCAGCTGTGGTCTCTTCACGAGTCCATCCAGGAGTACAAGGGCAGCTGCCAGGACCTGAGCGCCGCCTCCAGCCTCAGCATGATGGAGAACGGCTACTTCGACGAGGACGACGAGTACTACCAGGAGCCTGGCACCACGCCCACCGGGGAGCAGCCGGACGGGGAGGTCGGAGACGGGATGGAGGCCGCAGCCAAGAACGGCGGCGGCAGTGGCAAGGACGGCAGCTGGGACTCCTTTCATGTCACCATCTGA